One window of the Microvirga mediterraneensis genome contains the following:
- a CDS encoding acetolactate synthase 3 large subunit, giving the protein MSETMTGAEMVIRALQDQGVEHIFGYPGGAVLPIYDALFHQDKVRHVLVRHEQGAVHAAEGYARSSGKPGVVLVTSGPGATNAITGLADAMMDSIPLVCITGQVPTHLIGSDAFQECDTVGITRHCTKHNYLVKSIEDLPRVLHEAFYVAQNGRPGPVVVDLPKDIQFKSGSYARPLSNQHKTYRPTVKGDMDHIRAAVELMANAKRPVFYTGGGVINSGPQAAMLLRELVHLTGFPITSTLMGLGAYPASDRQWLGMLGMHGTYEANLAMHECDVMINLGARFDDRITGRLDAFSPFSKRIHVDIDPSSINKTVKVDIPIVGDCAHVLEDMLRLWRQGAHQPDKTALKDWWNKIEGWRARNCLGFRNSTETIKPQYAIQRLYELTKDRETYITTEVGQHQMWAAQYFKFEEPNRWMTSGGHGTMGYGLPAAVGAQLAHPDALVIDIAGEASIQMMLQEMSTALQYNLPIKVFILNNEYMGMVRQWQELLHGGRYSQSYSESLPDFVKLAEAYGGVGIRCDKPGDLDAKILEMINVNRPVVFDCIVDKTENCFPMIPSGKAHNEMLLNDYLGETGADLGSVIDEKGKMLV; this is encoded by the coding sequence AGCCGAAATGGTGATCCGAGCCCTGCAGGACCAGGGAGTTGAGCATATCTTCGGTTATCCCGGCGGCGCGGTGCTTCCCATCTACGACGCTCTCTTCCACCAGGATAAGGTCCGTCACGTCCTCGTCCGCCACGAGCAGGGGGCGGTGCATGCGGCCGAAGGCTATGCCCGCTCGTCCGGCAAGCCGGGCGTGGTGCTGGTGACCTCCGGTCCGGGAGCCACCAATGCAATCACCGGGCTTGCCGACGCGATGATGGATTCGATCCCGCTGGTCTGCATCACCGGTCAGGTCCCGACCCATCTCATCGGCTCCGACGCCTTCCAGGAATGCGACACGGTCGGCATCACCCGCCACTGCACCAAGCATAATTACCTGGTCAAATCCATCGAGGACCTGCCGCGGGTCCTGCATGAGGCCTTCTACGTGGCGCAGAACGGGCGACCTGGCCCGGTGGTGGTCGACCTGCCGAAGGACATCCAGTTCAAGTCGGGCTCCTATGCGCGCCCTTTGAGCAACCAGCACAAGACCTATCGTCCGACCGTCAAGGGCGACATGGACCACATCCGTGCGGCCGTGGAGCTGATGGCCAACGCCAAGCGTCCGGTGTTCTACACGGGTGGCGGTGTCATCAATTCGGGGCCTCAGGCCGCGATGCTGCTGCGCGAGCTCGTGCATCTCACGGGCTTCCCCATCACCTCGACCCTGATGGGCCTGGGCGCCTATCCGGCCTCAGACCGGCAGTGGCTCGGCATGCTCGGCATGCACGGCACCTACGAGGCCAATCTCGCGATGCATGAATGCGACGTGATGATCAATCTCGGAGCACGCTTCGACGACCGCATCACGGGCCGCCTCGATGCATTCTCTCCTTTCTCCAAGCGCATCCACGTGGATATCGATCCGTCCTCGATCAACAAGACCGTGAAGGTGGACATTCCCATCGTGGGTGATTGCGCGCATGTGCTGGAGGACATGCTGCGCCTGTGGCGGCAGGGCGCTCATCAGCCCGACAAGACGGCGCTCAAGGATTGGTGGAACAAGATCGAAGGCTGGCGTGCCCGTAACTGCCTCGGATTCCGCAATTCCACCGAGACCATCAAGCCGCAATACGCGATCCAGCGCCTCTATGAGCTGACCAAGGACCGCGAGACCTACATCACCACCGAGGTGGGACAGCACCAGATGTGGGCGGCCCAGTACTTCAAGTTCGAGGAGCCGAACCGCTGGATGACCTCTGGCGGCCACGGCACCATGGGCTACGGATTGCCCGCCGCCGTCGGCGCGCAGCTGGCGCATCCCGATGCGCTCGTGATCGACATCGCCGGCGAAGCCTCGATCCAGATGATGCTGCAGGAGATGTCGACGGCCCTGCAGTACAACCTGCCGATCAAGGTCTTCATCCTCAACAACGAGTACATGGGCATGGTGCGTCAGTGGCAGGAGCTGCTGCATGGCGGACGCTACTCGCAGAGCTACTCGGAATCGCTGCCCGACTTCGTGAAGCTCGCCGAAGCCTATGGCGGCGTCGGCATCCGCTGCGATAAGCCCGGCGATCTCGATGCGAAGATTCTCGAGATGATCAACGTGAACCGCCCGGTCGTCTTCGACTGCATCGTCGACAAGACAGAGAACTGCTTCCCGATGATTCCTTCGGGCAAGGCGCATAACGAGATGCTGCTCAACGATTATCTGGGCGAGACCGGAGCCGATCTCGGGTCCGTGATCGACGAGAAGGGCAAGATGCTGGTGTAA
- a CDS encoding glutathione S-transferase family protein, with the protein MPTLVIANKCYSSWSLRPWLLMKQFGIAFDEILIPLDLPDTKAKVLRHSPAGKVPILIDGDVTVWETIAIMEYVGETYHVPVWPADREARAMARSVAAEMHAGFSGLRSACPMNLGKKFSRKDRSEAVARDVTRFSEIVHQARERFGAGGPFLFGAFTAADAMYAPLATRLDTYSIALDATTRAYVDAILALPAFQEWRAAAMTEEWVVAADEVDEEEIENYRKAA; encoded by the coding sequence ATGCCGACCCTCGTCATCGCCAATAAGTGCTACTCGTCCTGGTCGCTGCGTCCCTGGCTGCTGATGAAGCAGTTTGGGATCGCCTTTGACGAAATCCTCATTCCGCTCGATCTGCCGGACACGAAGGCGAAGGTGCTCAGGCACTCGCCGGCCGGCAAGGTGCCGATCCTGATCGATGGTGACGTGACCGTGTGGGAGACCATCGCCATCATGGAATATGTGGGCGAAACCTATCATGTGCCCGTCTGGCCGGCGGACCGGGAGGCGCGTGCCATGGCGCGCTCGGTCGCTGCTGAAATGCATGCCGGATTTTCCGGCTTGCGCTCCGCGTGCCCGATGAATCTCGGCAAGAAATTTTCCAGGAAGGACAGGAGCGAGGCCGTGGCCCGCGATGTCACCCGATTCAGCGAGATCGTCCACCAGGCGCGCGAGCGCTTCGGCGCGGGCGGCCCATTCCTCTTCGGCGCGTTCACGGCGGCCGATGCCATGTATGCGCCGCTCGCGACGCGTCTCGACACCTATTCCATCGCCCTCGATGCGACGACGCGCGCCTATGTGGATGCGATCCTCGCGCTGCCTGCTTTCCAGGAATGGCGCGCCGCCGCCATGACCGAAGAGTGGGTCGTCGCAGCCGACGAGGTCGACGAAGAGGAAATCGAAAATTACCGCAAGGCGGCTTGA
- the ilvN gene encoding acetolactate synthase small subunit, translated as MLQMKTHYPDATRVEPSNRHTLAVVVDNEPGVLARIAGLFSGRGYNIESLTVTETEHEAHISRITIVTTGTDSIIQQIKSQLERLVPVHRVVDLTMTGETVERELCLVKVVGKGDHRVEAMRLASAFGARTLDATLTSFVYELTGTTDEVERFIKLMTAVGLVEVSRTGVAAMARGAQGIM; from the coding sequence ATGCTCCAGATGAAAACCCATTATCCCGATGCGACCCGCGTCGAGCCGTCGAACCGGCATACGCTCGCCGTCGTGGTCGACAACGAGCCGGGCGTTCTTGCGCGCATCGCGGGCCTGTTCTCGGGCCGAGGCTACAACATCGAGAGCCTGACCGTCACCGAGACTGAGCACGAGGCGCACATTTCGCGCATCACCATCGTGACCACGGGCACCGACAGCATCATCCAGCAGATCAAGAGCCAGCTGGAACGCCTCGTGCCCGTACACCGCGTCGTCGACCTCACGATGACCGGTGAAACGGTCGAGCGCGAGCTCTGCCTGGTGAAGGTCGTGGGCAAGGGCGACCACCGGGTGGAGGCCATGCGCCTCGCGTCGGCTTTCGGCGCCCGGACGCTCGATGCGACGCTCACCTCGTTCGTCTATGAGCTGACCGGCACGACCGACGAGGTCGAACGCTTCATCAAGCTGATGACGGCGGTGGGTCTTGTGGAAGTCTCCCGCACCGGCGTCGCCGCCATGGCGCGGGGCGCACAGGGGATCATGTAA
- a CDS encoding DUF924 family protein yields the protein MQRLATPDEVLDFWREAGPEKWFSKDEAFDQLCRDRFLLTYEAAARGDLNEWELTPEGALAVILLLDQFPRNMFRGRRETYKTDPVALMVADRAIERGFDTKAEPEFRRFFYLPFMHSESLRHQERSVTLNEALGEDSSKWARHHHDIVARFGRFPHRNALLGRESTPEEEAFLQENDFRG from the coding sequence ATGCAGCGCCTTGCCACTCCCGACGAAGTGCTCGATTTCTGGCGCGAGGCCGGACCGGAGAAGTGGTTCTCGAAGGACGAAGCCTTCGACCAGCTCTGCCGGGACCGTTTCCTGCTCACCTATGAGGCCGCCGCTCGCGGCGACCTCAACGAGTGGGAGCTCACCCCGGAGGGCGCACTCGCCGTCATTCTCCTCCTCGACCAGTTCCCCAGGAACATGTTCCGGGGCCGCCGCGAAACCTATAAAACCGACCCGGTCGCCCTGATGGTCGCGGACCGAGCCATCGAGCGCGGTTTCGACACCAAGGCGGAGCCGGAGTTCCGCCGGTTCTTCTACCTGCCCTTCATGCACTCCGAATCCTTGCGGCATCAGGAGCGCTCGGTGACCTTGAACGAAGCCCTCGGCGAGGATTCCAGCAAGTGGGCCCGCCACCATCACGACATCGTCGCCCGCTTCGGCCGCTTTCCGCACCGCAATGCCCTCCTTGGCCGAGAGTCGACGCCGGAGGAGGAAGCGTTCCTGCAGGAGAACGACTTCCGGGGCTAG
- the ilvC gene encoding ketol-acid reductoisomerase, with protein sequence MRVYYDRDADINLIKGKKVAIVGYGSQGHAHTLNLRDSGVKDIVVALRKGSPSVAKAEKAGLKVMDVTEAAKWADVVMMLTPDELQADIYRNELHDNMKQGAALLFAHGLNVHFNLIEPRKDLDVLMVAPKGPGHTVRSEYQRGGGVPTLIAIHQDATGNAHDIALSYASANGGGRAGIIETTFKEECETDLFGEQVVLCGGLVELIKAGFETLVEAGYAPEMAYFECLHEVKLIVDLIYEGGIANMNYSISNTAEYGEYVTGPRIITADTKAEMKRVLEDIQSGKFTRDWMLENKVNQTSFKATRARNAAHPIEDVGARLRDMMPWIKEKALVDKSRN encoded by the coding sequence ATGCGTGTCTATTATGATCGCGACGCAGACATCAATCTGATCAAGGGCAAGAAGGTTGCCATCGTCGGCTACGGCAGCCAGGGCCACGCCCACACCCTGAACCTGCGCGATTCCGGCGTGAAGGACATCGTCGTGGCCCTCCGCAAGGGCTCCCCTTCCGTGGCCAAGGCCGAGAAGGCCGGCCTCAAGGTCATGGACGTGACCGAGGCGGCCAAGTGGGCCGACGTGGTTATGATGCTGACCCCCGACGAGCTGCAGGCCGATATCTACCGCAACGAGCTGCACGACAACATGAAGCAGGGCGCGGCGCTGCTCTTCGCCCACGGCCTCAACGTTCACTTCAATCTCATCGAGCCCCGCAAGGACCTCGACGTGCTCATGGTCGCCCCGAAGGGCCCCGGCCACACGGTCCGTTCCGAGTACCAGCGCGGCGGCGGCGTGCCGACCCTCATCGCGATCCACCAGGACGCCACGGGCAACGCCCATGACATCGCGCTTTCCTACGCCTCCGCCAATGGCGGTGGACGCGCCGGCATCATCGAGACCACCTTCAAGGAAGAGTGCGAGACCGACCTCTTCGGCGAGCAGGTGGTGCTCTGCGGCGGTCTCGTCGAGCTCATCAAGGCGGGCTTCGAGACCCTTGTCGAGGCGGGCTACGCCCCCGAGATGGCCTATTTCGAGTGCCTCCACGAAGTGAAGCTGATCGTCGACCTCATCTACGAGGGCGGCATCGCCAACATGAACTACTCGATCTCCAACACAGCCGAGTACGGCGAATACGTTACCGGACCGCGCATCATCACGGCCGACACGAAGGCGGAGATGAAGCGCGTCCTGGAGGACATCCAGAGCGGCAAGTTCACCCGCGACTGGATGCTCGAGAACAAGGTCAACCAGACCTCCTTCAAGGCGACCCGTGCCCGCAACGCCGCTCATCCCATCGAGGATGTCGGCGCCCGCCTGCGCGATATGATGCCCTGGATCAAGGAAAAGGCCCTGGTCGACAAGAGCCGGAACTAA
- a CDS encoding DedA family protein, translating to MDIEFLKTSILEFVQNHKSYAPFVLGLMTFAESLAFISLLLPTMTILIAVGFVLAAAEIPFWMAWSGAVCGAFLGNWLSYAIGQRFKETAYEVWPLSRHPKLVERGETFFQRFGPWAVFLGRFFGPIRAVIALIAGIFLMPQVLFQAANLASASVWAFVILAPGAGLAHYLLW from the coding sequence ATGGATATCGAGTTTCTGAAGACCAGCATCCTGGAATTCGTGCAGAACCATAAGAGCTATGCACCCTTCGTCCTCGGGCTCATGACCTTCGCCGAGTCCCTTGCCTTCATCTCCCTGCTGCTGCCCACCATGACGATCCTGATCGCCGTGGGCTTCGTCCTGGCGGCCGCCGAGATCCCGTTCTGGATGGCTTGGTCGGGTGCAGTCTGCGGCGCCTTTCTCGGCAACTGGCTGTCCTATGCCATCGGCCAGCGCTTCAAGGAGACCGCCTATGAAGTCTGGCCTCTGTCCCGCCATCCGAAGCTGGTCGAACGCGGCGAGACCTTCTTCCAGCGCTTCGGCCCCTGGGCGGTTTTCCTGGGCCGGTTCTTCGGCCCGATCCGCGCCGTCATCGCCTTGATCGCCGGCATCTTCCTTATGCCGCAGGTCCTGTTCCAGGCCGCGAACCTGGCCTCGGCATCCGTCTGGGCCTTTGTGATCCTCGCGCCGGGCGCGGGGCTTGCACATTACCTGCTGTGGTAG
- the pdxY gene encoding pyridoxal kinase PdxY, whose product MNVLSIQSHVAYGHVGNASAVFPMQRLGVEVWPIHTVQFSNHTGYGSWKGRVFDGPAIEDLVEGIAERGVLGRCDGVLSGYMGSADIGNAILSAVARVRALNPEALYCCDPVIGDVGRGVFVRPGIPEFMREQAVPAADIITPNQFELDYLSGIVTQTLDDVKQAVSAVQALGPRVMLVTSVEAKETPADSVDLVAGEGGRFWRVRTPKLSLSVNGAGDAIAALFFVHYARSRSAPMALAAASASVYGLLKRTEEAGSREILTIAAQDEFVSPSHLFDVAEV is encoded by the coding sequence ATGAATGTTCTCTCGATTCAATCCCATGTCGCCTATGGCCATGTGGGGAACGCCTCCGCGGTCTTTCCGATGCAGCGCCTCGGCGTCGAGGTCTGGCCCATTCATACGGTGCAGTTCTCCAACCATACCGGCTACGGTTCCTGGAAAGGCCGCGTCTTCGACGGACCGGCCATCGAAGACCTCGTGGAAGGCATCGCGGAGCGGGGCGTGCTCGGCCGCTGCGATGGCGTTCTCTCAGGGTATATGGGCTCTGCCGATATCGGCAACGCGATCCTCTCGGCGGTGGCGCGGGTGCGCGCGCTCAATCCGGAGGCTCTCTATTGCTGCGATCCCGTCATCGGCGACGTGGGCCGAGGCGTGTTCGTGCGGCCGGGTATTCCGGAATTCATGCGCGAGCAGGCCGTGCCCGCCGCCGACATCATCACTCCGAACCAGTTCGAGCTGGATTATCTGTCCGGCATCGTGACCCAGACCCTCGACGACGTGAAGCAGGCGGTCTCGGCCGTGCAGGCATTGGGACCCAGGGTCATGCTCGTGACCTCGGTCGAAGCGAAGGAGACGCCCGCCGACAGCGTCGATCTCGTGGCCGGGGAGGGGGGGCGGTTCTGGCGCGTGCGGACGCCGAAGCTCTCCCTGTCCGTGAACGGAGCAGGGGATGCCATCGCGGCACTCTTCTTCGTTCATTATGCCCGCTCGCGCTCGGCCCCGATGGCCCTCGCAGCGGCCTCGGCATCCGTCTACGGATTGCTCAAGCGCACCGAGGAGGCGGGGTCCCGCGAGATCCTGACCATCGCGGCGCAGGATGAATTCGTCTCACCCTCGCATCTCTTCGACGTTGCAGAGGTTTGA
- a CDS encoding PhzF family phenazine biosynthesis protein, with translation MSRRFVTLDVFTSQRFAGNPLAVVLEAEGLETADMQQIAKEFNLSETVFVLPPSEPRQRADIRIFTPARELPFAGHPTVGTAVLLALLDQNGQSGAVAFGLKEQVGIVPCAVEVENAAGGKARFRLPRLPFVWGEGKESADCAWALGLDPTEIGFDQHVPSRHSAGVGYDLVPVSSLEALARSKPHVEAFDKAFGDSDHPASYVYTRVPDAEGLRFRARMYGPGMGVAEDPATGSAAAAFAGALMQCEPLGDGEHNIVIEQGVEMGRPSEIALQMVIKGGALVSAEIGGQAVMVSRGEILS, from the coding sequence ATGTCCCGTCGCTTTGTCACCCTCGACGTCTTCACGTCCCAGCGCTTTGCCGGGAATCCTCTCGCGGTCGTCCTGGAAGCCGAAGGGTTGGAGACGGCGGACATGCAGCAGATCGCGAAGGAGTTCAATCTCTCCGAGACCGTCTTTGTGCTCCCACCTTCCGAGCCGCGCCAGCGCGCCGATATCCGTATCTTCACTCCGGCGCGCGAACTTCCCTTCGCCGGGCATCCGACGGTGGGAACGGCGGTGCTTTTGGCACTGCTCGACCAGAACGGGCAGTCGGGCGCCGTCGCCTTCGGCCTGAAGGAGCAGGTCGGCATTGTCCCCTGCGCGGTCGAGGTGGAGAACGCGGCGGGCGGCAAGGCGCGGTTTCGCCTGCCGCGCCTGCCCTTCGTCTGGGGCGAGGGCAAGGAGAGCGCCGATTGCGCCTGGGCGCTCGGCCTCGACCCGACGGAGATCGGCTTCGACCAGCATGTCCCGAGCCGTCATTCGGCTGGTGTGGGTTACGATCTCGTTCCGGTCTCGTCCCTGGAGGCGCTGGCCCGCTCCAAGCCGCACGTGGAAGCTTTCGATAAAGCCTTTGGCGACAGCGATCATCCGGCGTCATACGTCTATACCCGTGTTCCCGATGCGGAGGGCTTGAGATTCCGCGCCCGGATGTACGGTCCCGGCATGGGGGTTGCCGAAGACCCTGCGACCGGCTCGGCTGCGGCGGCCTTCGCAGGCGCCCTCATGCAATGCGAGCCCCTGGGCGACGGCGAGCACAACATCGTCATCGAGCAGGGCGTCGAGATGGGACGCCCGAGCGAGATCGCCCTTCAGATGGTGATCAAGGGCGGAGCCCTCGTGTCTGCGGAAATCGGCGGACAGGCCGTGATGGTGAGCCGCGGCGAGATCCTGTCGTGA
- a CDS encoding NUDIX hydrolase yields MNREPRIRRVTRVEAFCRPFDWDWPKRNRDFIAENWKRRTAGKPQMFNGRVLLLQDVQFEQDLCRNVYFEVDYADFLGWIDQGYPDPAIANGFAMGALRGSDGAFICGVMGNGTTNAGRVYFAAGTPDRTDLRPDGTVDLATSLTRELAEETGLSEGDYHVDDEWIIVQRWPTIALLRMVTLPVTAEEGAAKIRANIAAQDEPELQDVRVVRGKQDIDPERMPLFLQSFFGWVFEHRT; encoded by the coding sequence GTGAACCGGGAGCCTCGGATCCGGCGCGTCACCCGCGTCGAGGCGTTCTGCCGTCCGTTCGATTGGGACTGGCCCAAACGGAACCGGGACTTCATCGCCGAAAACTGGAAGCGCCGCACGGCCGGCAAGCCGCAGATGTTCAACGGGCGGGTGCTGCTGCTCCAGGATGTCCAGTTCGAGCAGGATCTGTGCCGCAACGTCTATTTCGAGGTCGATTACGCCGATTTCCTCGGCTGGATCGACCAGGGCTATCCTGACCCCGCCATCGCCAACGGTTTCGCCATGGGAGCGCTGCGCGGCTCCGATGGAGCCTTCATCTGCGGGGTCATGGGGAACGGCACGACCAATGCGGGCCGGGTCTATTTCGCGGCCGGCACGCCGGATCGGACGGACCTGAGACCCGACGGCACGGTCGATCTCGCCACCAGCCTGACACGGGAACTGGCCGAGGAGACAGGCCTCTCGGAGGGCGACTACCATGTGGACGACGAGTGGATCATCGTCCAGCGCTGGCCGACCATCGCGCTCCTGCGGATGGTGACGCTGCCGGTGACGGCGGAGGAGGGCGCGGCGAAGATCCGCGCCAACATCGCCGCCCAGGACGAGCCGGAATTGCAGGACGTGCGGGTTGTCCGCGGGAAGCAGGATATCGACCCGGAACGGATGCCGCTCTTCCTGCAATCCTTCTTCGGCTGGGTTTTCGAGCATCGGACCTGA
- a CDS encoding 2-isopropylmalate synthase, which produces MTASVSGSSKDRVLIFDTTLRDGEQCPGATMTLEEKLEVAELLDIMGVDIIEAGFPIASNGDFEAVSLIAKQVKRATVAGLARAISADIARAGEAVRHAARPRIHTFVSTSPIHLAHQMRKSEEEVLEIITKTVTQARNLIEDIEWSAMDATRTPIDYLCRCVEAAIKAGATTINLPDTVGYATPDEYRAMFRAVRERVPNADKAIFSAHCHNDLGLAVANSLAALEGGARQIECTLNGIGERAGNAALEEIVMAIKTRADVLPYETGIEATMLTRASKLASAATSFPVQYNKAIVGRNAFAHESGIHQDGMLKNAQTYEIMTPESVGVSKTSLVMGKHSGRAAFRNKLEELGYSLSDNQFQDAFERFKELADRKKHVYDEDIEALVDQNIATAHDRIKLVSLHIVAGTRGPQRATMRLQVDDKIVVEEQEGNGPVDATFNAIKALVPHEAVLELYQVHAVTEGTDAQAEVSVRLSADNRSVTSRAADPDTLVASAQAYLGALNKLMSRGARLHAQHAAE; this is translated from the coding sequence ATGACCGCTTCCGTATCCGGCTCCTCCAAGGACCGCGTTCTGATCTTCGACACGACCCTGCGCGACGGCGAGCAATGCCCCGGCGCCACCATGACCCTGGAGGAGAAGCTCGAGGTTGCGGAACTGCTCGACATCATGGGCGTCGACATCATCGAGGCGGGCTTCCCCATCGCGTCCAACGGCGATTTCGAGGCCGTTTCCCTGATTGCCAAGCAGGTCAAGCGGGCCACCGTCGCCGGCCTTGCTCGCGCCATCTCGGCCGACATCGCCCGTGCCGGCGAAGCGGTACGCCACGCGGCGCGGCCTCGCATCCACACGTTCGTATCCACCTCGCCGATCCATTTGGCGCACCAGATGCGCAAGTCGGAGGAGGAGGTTCTGGAGATCATTACCAAGACGGTGACCCAGGCCAGGAACCTGATCGAGGACATCGAGTGGTCCGCCATGGATGCCACCCGCACGCCCATCGATTACCTGTGTCGCTGCGTGGAGGCCGCCATCAAGGCGGGAGCCACCACCATCAACCTGCCCGATACGGTGGGGTATGCCACGCCCGACGAGTACCGCGCCATGTTCCGGGCCGTCCGGGAGCGCGTGCCGAACGCCGACAAGGCCATCTTCTCGGCCCATTGCCATAACGATCTGGGGCTCGCTGTCGCCAATTCCCTGGCGGCGCTCGAGGGCGGCGCTCGGCAGATCGAGTGCACCCTCAACGGCATCGGCGAGCGGGCGGGCAACGCGGCCCTGGAAGAGATCGTCATGGCGATCAAGACCCGCGCCGACGTGTTGCCTTACGAGACCGGCATCGAGGCCACCATGCTGACCCGAGCCTCGAAGCTCGCCTCGGCAGCCACGTCCTTCCCGGTCCAGTACAACAAGGCCATCGTGGGCCGGAACGCCTTCGCCCACGAGAGCGGCATCCATCAGGACGGCATGCTGAAGAACGCCCAGACCTATGAGATCATGACGCCCGAGAGCGTGGGCGTCAGCAAGACCTCCCTGGTCATGGGCAAGCATTCCGGCCGCGCGGCTTTCCGCAACAAGCTGGAGGAGCTGGGCTACAGCCTCTCGGACAACCAGTTCCAAGATGCCTTCGAGCGGTTCAAGGAACTCGCCGACCGCAAGAAGCACGTCTATGACGAGGACATCGAGGCCCTGGTCGACCAGAACATCGCCACGGCCCATGACCGCATCAAGCTGGTTTCGCTCCATATCGTGGCCGGGACCCGCGGTCCCCAGCGGGCCACCATGCGGCTCCAGGTCGACGACAAGATCGTCGTCGAGGAGCAGGAAGGCAACGGCCCGGTGGATGCCACCTTCAACGCCATCAAGGCGCTCGTCCCCCACGAGGCGGTGCTGGAGCTCTATCAGGTCCATGCAGTGACCGAGGGCACGGACGCCCAGGCCGAGGTTTCGGTGCGCCTTTCCGCCGACAACCGCAGCGTCACCTCCCGGGCGGCCGATCCGGACACCCTGGTCGCCTCGGCCCAGGCCTATCTGGGCGCCCTCAACAAGCTCATGAGCCGCGGCGCGCGCCTGCACGCCCAGCACGCGGCGGAGTAA